In one window of Armatimonadota bacterium DNA:
- a CDS encoding alkaline phosphatase family protein: MVDPKPNAKSRVALIGLDGATFEVIDPLLAGGRLPHIRALIERGTRAPLLSTIPITSWSAWPAMMTGKHPGKHGVYHYHRRDGYRQRVISSLDVHAETLWETLSRHGRRVAAIGVPVTYPAAKINGALVSGVPMPPGIHAYPPRLADRLAYAVPGYPATSSGSDWGRIRRVRGARALVRHLERSVDLSLGATLRLWRSSEWDCFVCVFCELDRVQHLLPWPEDGNAADAAERRALLARCYEKADEAVGKLVAAIGDDATIAIVSDHGFGENRKTFYLNRWLADQGWLTPKPGGRRQLRVVRRTVDQALGAVGFEVGGLLGQIPLWLPRFGWRSPLELMDWDRTRAFGASADLDGVYVNVRGRESAGVVEPGAEYEDTREALIAGLLQVTDPDTGERLIEWARRREEVFRGPYCEQAPDVIYMTRDNSYPESGRLDVATAIGAEPTGRAGGHRLEGVFVLAGPAARRGAALNACRIVDVAPTLLHVLGLPIAEDVDGEVLAGALDQGYLGHRPIEFCEPSRRPPGESTDYSPAEQRALEDQLRGLGYM; this comes from the coding sequence GTGGTTGATCCAAAGCCGAACGCGAAATCGCGAGTGGCGCTGATCGGCCTCGACGGTGCCACTTTCGAGGTCATAGACCCGCTGCTAGCCGGCGGCAGGCTGCCGCACATTCGAGCGCTGATCGAGCGCGGAACCAGGGCGCCGCTGCTCTCGACCATTCCCATCACGAGCTGGTCGGCGTGGCCGGCGATGATGACGGGCAAACATCCCGGCAAGCACGGCGTGTATCACTACCACCGGCGCGACGGCTATCGGCAGCGCGTGATCAGCTCGCTCGACGTGCACGCGGAGACGCTGTGGGAGACGCTGAGCAGACACGGACGACGGGTCGCGGCGATCGGCGTCCCCGTGACGTACCCTGCCGCGAAGATCAACGGCGCGTTGGTGTCGGGCGTGCCAATGCCGCCAGGCATTCATGCGTATCCTCCCCGTTTAGCCGATCGGTTGGCGTACGCCGTTCCTGGCTATCCCGCGACATCGTCGGGCTCAGACTGGGGGCGGATCCGCCGGGTGCGCGGGGCGCGGGCCCTGGTGCGACATCTCGAGCGATCCGTTGACTTGTCGCTGGGCGCGACGCTGCGTCTGTGGCGCAGCAGCGAATGGGATTGCTTCGTATGCGTGTTCTGCGAACTCGACCGGGTGCAACACCTGCTGCCGTGGCCGGAGGACGGGAATGCCGCGGACGCGGCCGAGCGTCGCGCGCTGCTCGCGCGGTGCTACGAGAAGGCGGACGAGGCGGTCGGCAAGCTCGTCGCCGCGATCGGCGATGACGCGACGATCGCGATCGTGTCGGATCACGGCTTCGGCGAGAATCGCAAGACCTTCTACCTCAACCGCTGGCTGGCGGATCAGGGGTGGTTGACACCGAAGCCGGGGGGGAGACGGCAGCTGCGTGTCGTCCGGCGTACGGTTGACCAAGCGCTTGGCGCGGTCGGGTTCGAAGTGGGAGGGCTGCTGGGGCAAATCCCATTGTGGCTGCCGCGGTTCGGATGGAGGAGTCCGCTGGAGTTGATGGACTGGGATCGGACGCGCGCGTTCGGGGCGAGTGCGGATCTCGATGGCGTTTACGTCAACGTGCGAGGACGCGAGAGCGCGGGCGTCGTCGAGCCGGGGGCGGAATACGAGGATACCCGCGAGGCGCTGATCGCGGGCTTGCTGCAAGTCACCGATCCCGATACGGGCGAGCGACTGATCGAATGGGCGCGCCGGCGCGAGGAAGTGTTCCGCGGCCCGTACTGCGAGCAAGCCCCGGATGTCATCTATATGACGCGCGACAACAGCTATCCGGAGAGCGGAAGGTTGGATGTCGCGACGGCCATCGGGGCGGAACCGACGGGGCGAGCGGGCGGTCATCGGCTGGAGGGCGTGTTTGTTCTCGCGGGGCCTGCGGCGCGGCGGGGCGCGGCGCTGAACGCCTGCCGGATCGTCGACGTCGCGCCGACACTCCTGCACGTGCTCGGCCTGCCGATCGCCGAGGACGTCGACGGCGAGGTGCTGGCGGGGGCGCTGGATCAGGGCTATCTCGGGCATCGCCCCATCGAGTTCTGCGAGCCGTCGAGGCGACCGCCGGGCGAGAGCACGGACTACTCGCCCGCCGAGCAGCGCGCCCTGGAGGATCAGCTGCGCGGCCTGGGGTACATGTAG